The following coding sequences are from one Osmia bicornis bicornis chromosome 2, iOsmBic2.1, whole genome shotgun sequence window:
- the LOC114883006 gene encoding importin subunit alpha, whose product MPASEADCHSRKAVFKFNNKHEEARRRRNEISVELRKARKDEQLLKRRNLNIGKEPQTPVEDNNLSPLTTSIDEIFDGMKSSDETVLLQATQACRKMLSREKNPPIDSMIKRGIVPKCVEFLDCHHNAALQFEAAWALTNVASGTSEQTHVVVKHGAIPKLAALLKSASPNVAEQAVWALGNIAGDGPMARDLVLAYDTMSLLLELIKPDISVTFTRNIVWTLSNLCRNKNPPPPFEIVRTALPVLNRLLSNPDKDVLSDACWALSYLTDGSNDKIQAVVESGVIPKLVELLSSPEVTVLTPALRAVGNIVTGNDMQTDAIISAGGLQHLGLLLQHHRINIVKEAAWTISNITAGNMEQIQHVINAGLLPPLIHVLQSGDFKSQKEAAWAVTNLTSGGSVQQLAQLVQLGVLAPFCKLLEAKEWKTVLVVLDGLTNILNAAEKMGEVDRVALMIEEVGGIDKLEDLQHHEVEEVYQKAIAMIDTFFSDGDAEESVLTSAAVTDGQLEFKPTEDTQKDFNF is encoded by the exons ATGCCTGCATCAGAAGCTGATTGTCATAGCCGTAAAGCTGTcttcaaatttaataataaacatgAA GAGGCACGAAGAAGAAGGAATGAAATATCAGTAGAATTGCGTAAAGCTAGAAAAGATGAACAGTTACTAAAACggcgaaatttaaacattggAAAAGAGCCACAAACTCCTGTAGAGGATAATAATCTTTCACCTCTTACAACATCTATAGATGAAATCTTTGATGGTATGAAATCTTCAGATGAAACAGTTCTACTTCAAGCAACTCAAGCATGCAGAAAGATGTTAAGTCGAGAAAAGAATCCTCCCATTGACAGCATGATAAAACGAGGAATTGTTCCAAAATGTGTTGAATTTTTGGATTGTCACCATAA tgCTGCATTGCAGTTTGAAGCAGCATGGGCACTGACTAATGTGGCATCAGGAACATCGGAGCAAACTCATGTTGTTGTTAAACATGGTGCTATACCAAAGTTAGCAGCACTCCTTAAATCTGCATCACCTAATGTTGCTGAGCAAGCTGTATGGGCACTTGGAAATATTGCTGGAGATGGTCCAATGGCTCGTGATCTTGTTCTTGCATACGATACTATGTCACTTTTATTAGAGTTAATTAAACCTGATATTTCT GTAACGTTTACTCGTAATATCGTATGGACACTATCAAATTTATGCCGTAATAAAAATCCACCGCCTCCGTTTGAAATTGTACGAACTGCTCTACCAGtattaaatcgtttgctcagCAATCCCGATAAAGATGTACTGT CTGATGCTTGCTGGGCCCTTTCATACCTCACCGACGGTTCTAATGATAAAATACAAGCGGTTGTTGAATCTGGAGTTATTCCAAAGCTTGTAGAATTACTTTCTTCGCCTGAAGTTACAGTTCTAACTCCAGCACTTCGTGCAGTTGGAAATATAGTTACAGGCAATGATATGCAAACAGATGCAATAATTTCAGCAGGTGGTTTACAACATTTAGGATTACTACTGCAACATCATCgtattaatattgttaaagAGGCAGCATGGACTATCAGTAATATTACTGCTGGTAACATGGAACAAATTCAGCATGTCATTAATGCTGGTCTGTTACCACCTTTAATACACGTTTTACAATCT GGAGATTTTAAATCACAAAAGGAAGCAGCATGGGCTGTAACAAATTTAACTTCTGGCGGATCAGTTCAGCAATTAGCACAACTAGTACAACTAGGAGTATTAGCGCCATTTTGTAAGCTGTTAGAAGCCAAGGAGTGGAAAACGGTACTTGTTGTTCTAGATGGTTTAACTAATATTTTGAATGCGGCAGAAAAAATGGGAGAAGTTGATCGAGTGGCTCTTATGATAGAGGAAGTTGGAGGTATAGATAAATTGGAGGACCTTCAACACCATGAAGTAGAAGAGGTGTACCAAAAAGCTATAGCGATGATAGATACGTTCTTCTCAGATGGG GACGCCGAGGAATCAGTATTAACATCTGCAGCAGTAACTGACGGCCAATTGGAATTTAAACCAACTGAGGATACGCAgaaagattttaatttttaa
- the LOC114883005 gene encoding inositol polyphosphate 5-phosphatase OCRL, which yields MSSAEQSVIVQSKFVSGETVIIAIEASLIQGWVKAARIVALLNKGTTHALVILITSRTPPQVYSDLTIERILPIDQDFKCNINTNEKQQDTLDVYLNVTSRKLHLVFEMRPGVETSSLVSEIFRAIEVYQKTKNSASEFLWIQKLTGSTRNLNSNNNEDVQDNTDPLVDLESPVLVVTRRSIASGKSPVAARESAVRYQMACKEDDYTYSKTFRVFIGTWNVNGQPPNNITLHDWLSYDKSPPDIYAVGFQELDLTKEAFLFNDTPREEEWRQVVAKSLHPDGVYEQVAIVRLVGMMLIIYALHSHMPYIKHVSVDTVGTGIMGKMGNKGGVAVSCSIHNTSICFVNAHLAAHCEEYERRNQDYADICTRLSFSKYVPPKNFKDHDQIYWLGDLNYRITEMDVAVAKEHIDVENYVPVLALDQLGQQRRLGRVLQGFHEAEIKFKPTYKYDPGTDNWDSSEKSRAPAWCDRILWKGEAITSIDYRSHPELKISDHKPVSAIFDSQIRIIDIAKYRKIHEEVMKKLDKLENEFLPQVMVDTTEIIFDTLKFLEPSSKELIIANTGQVPVQFEFIKKLGDTSYCKDWLDIEPYKGFIKPGEKCDTRFEIYVDKRSACKLNSGEDKLYDILILHLEGGKDIFITVTGTYERSCFGSSMEALVHIPVPIREIPIGRLMELENNKNLSQEPYPVPKEVWFLVDRLYRHGIKTAGLFETPGLHSEIIAIRDWLDNWSQDPMPGSVHSVAEALLLLLESTAEPLIPYNLHTVCLNTVTNYLQCKQIVMQLPEIRRTVFVYICYFLQELLNHTQDNELDAKTLATLFGSVFLRDPPRSRGDRDRRKALFVYHFLVNDQSDFILGR from the exons ATGTCATCAGCAGAGCAATCAGTGATTGTacaatcaaaatttgtttctggAGAGACTGTAATAATT GCAATCGAAGCTTCATTGATACAAGGCTGGGTTAAAGCTGCAAGAATTGTAGCACTTCTGAACAAAGGAACAACCCATGCATTGGTCATTTTAATTACCTCTAGAACACCTCCACAAGTTTATAGTGATCTTACAATAGAAAGGATATTACCTATTGATCAAGATTTCAAATGCAATATAA atacaaatgaaaaacaaCAGGATACTCTTGATGTTTATCTTAATGTTACATCAAGGAAATTGCACCTAGTATTTGAAATGAGACCTGGAGTAGAAACAAGTTCTTTAGTATCTGAAATATTTAGAGCTATAGAAG tatatcaaaaaacaaaaaattcaGCATCAGAATTTTTGTGGATACAAAAATTAACAGGAAGTACACGTAATTTAAATTCCAACAATAATGAAGATGTACAAGACAATACTGATCCT TTAGTAGATTTGGAAAGTCCAGTTTTAGTTGTCACAAGACGTAGTATTGCTTCTGGTAAGTCTCCTGTGGCTGCTAGAGAATCAGCAGTACGGTATCAAATGGCATGCAAGGAGGATGATTATACATACAGCAAAACATTCCG cGTATTTATCGGTACATGGAATGTAAATGGTCAACCACCAaataatattacattacatgATTGGTTAAGTTATGATAAATCACCTCCAGATATATATGCAGTTGGATTTCAAGAATTAGATTTAACTAAGGAAGCATTTCTTTTCAATGACACTCCAAGAGAAGAAGAATGGAG ACAAGTTGTAGCAAAATCTCTTCATCCAGATGGTGTATACGAACAAGTAGCCATAGTAAGATTAGTGGGCATGATGTTGATTATATATGCATTACATAGTCACATGCCGTATATAAAACATGTATCAGTTGATACAGTGGGCACTGGTATTATGGGTAAAATG gGTAACAAGGGTGGAGTGGCAGTAAGTTGTTCTATTCATAATACATCTATTTGCTTTGTTAATGCTCATTTGGCAGCACATTGCGAGGAATATGAAAGGAGAAATCAAGATTATGCAGATATATGTACACGGTTATCTTTCTCAAAATATGTTCCAccaaaaaattttaaagatcATGA CCAGATCTATTGGCTAGGAGACTTGAATTATCGAATAACAGAAATGGACGTTGCAGTAGCTAAAGAGCACATAGACGTTGAAAATTATGTTCCTGTCTTAGCTCTAGATCAACTCGGTCAACAACGACGATTAGGTCGTGTTTTACAAGGGTTTCATGAagcagaaataaaatttaaaccAACGTATAAATATGATCCAGGAACTGATAATTGGGATTCAAG tgAAAAGAGCAGAGCACCGGCATGGTGTGATCGTATCTTATGGAAAGGAGAAGCAATCACATCAATTGATTATAGAAGTCACCCTGAACTAAAAATTTCTGATCATAAGCCAGTCAGTGCAATTTTTGATTCCCAg ATCAGAATCATTGACATAGCAAAGTATCGTAAAATTCACGAAGAAGTGATGAAAAAACTtgataaattagaaaatgaatttttacctCAAGTGATGGTGGATACAACAGAAATCATATTTGACACTTTGAAATTCCTTGAACCTAGTAGTAAAGAACTTATTATCGCTAATACTGGTCAG GTGCCAGTTCAATTTGAATTCATAAAGAAATTGGGCGATACTAGTTATTGCAAAGATTGGTTAGATATAGAACCCTATAAAGGTTTTATAAAACCAG GAGAAAAATGTGACACTAGATTTGAAATATACGTCGACAAAAGATCGGcatgtaaattaaattctggAGAAGATAAATTAtacgatattttaattttacatctTGAAGGAGGAAAGGATATATTTATCACTGTAACAG GCACTTACGAAAGAAGTTGTTTCGGATCGTCAATGGAAGCTTTAGTTCATATTCCAGTACCCATTAGAGAAATACCTATTGGTAGATTAATGGAACTC gaaaataataaaaatctttcccaAGAACCTTACCCTGTTCCAAAAGAAGTATGGTTCTTAGTAGATAGATTGTATCGCCATGGCATAAAAACGGCAGGACTGTTTGAAACACCAGGACTTCATAGTGAAATTATAGCCATAAGGGATTGGTTGGACAATTGGAGTCAAGATCCAATGC CTGGTAGCGTGCACTCTGTTGCAGAAGCATTGCTTTTACTTTTAGAGTCAACAGCTGAACCTTTGATTCCATATAATCTGCATACTGTGTGTTTAAATACAGTTACTAATTATTTACAATGTAAACAG ATTGTAATGCAGCTTCCAGAAATAAGGAGAACAGTATTTGTTTATATATGTTACTTTTTACaagaattattaaatcatACCCAAGACAACGAATTAGATGCCAAAACCCTCG CAACACTGTTTGGATCAGTTTTTTTAAGAGATCCTCCAAGAAGTAGAGGTGACCGGGATAGAAGGAAAGCTTTATTTGTTTATCACTTTTTAGTTAATGATCAAAGTGACTTTATTCTAGGTCGATAG
- the LOC114882957 gene encoding ATP synthase subunit gamma, mitochondrial encodes MFSNRVTTILRLAAQQQQQQQQRGMATLKAISIRLKSVKNIQKITQSMKMVSAAKYSRAERDLKQARPLGVGTKMFYEQAEIQAPPEEPKKLVIAVTSDRGLCGAVHTGVSRNIRDALLADANERENTKIVCIGEKSKAILSRIFANNILFVASEVGRKPPTFNDAAKVAIEVLNSGYTFGSGRIVYNKFKSVVSYAVDQLPLFDKNAVATAPKLSVYDSLDENVVQSYLEFSLASLLYYSMKEGACSEQSSRMTAMDNASKNAGEMIDKLTLTFNRTRQAVITRELIEIISGAAALE; translated from the exons ATGTTCTCTAATCGTGTGACAACCATTCTGCGCCTTGCTGcacaacagcagcaacaacagcagcaacgTGGTATGGCTACCCTTAAAGCTATCTCCATAAGATTGAAGTCTGtcaaaaatattcaaaaaatcaCTCAATCAATGAAGATGGTGTCTGCTGCTAAATATAGTAGAGCAGAACGCGATTTGAAACAAGCTCGTCCACTTGGTGTTGGTACAAAAATGTTTTACGAACAAGCTGAAATTCAAGCACCGCCAGAAGAACCAAAAAAGCTTGTGATAGCAGTAACGAGCGATCGTGGATTGTGTGGTGCTGTACATACCGGAGTTTCTCGTAATATTAGAGATGCTCTGTTAGCCGACGCTAATGAAcgtgaaaatacaaaaattgtatGCATTGGTGAAAAATCAAAAGCGATATTATCGCGTATATTTGCCAACAATATACTTTTCGTTGCATCCGAAGTCGGTCGTAAGCCACCTACTTTTAATGATGCTGCTAAAGTTGCAATTGAGGTTTTAAATAGTGG GTATACTTTTGGTTCTGGCCGTATTGTGTACAATAAATTCAAATCTGTAGTATCATATGCTGTTGATCAACTGCCTCTCTTTGATAAAAATGCAGTAGCTACTGCACCAAAACTATCTGTATATGATTCTCTTGATGAAAACGTAGTTCAAAGCTATCTAGAATTTTCGTTAGCTTCTTTGTTATACTATTCTATGAAGGAAGGTGCTTGCAGTGAACAGTCCAGTCGTATGACAGCCATGGACAATGCTAGCAAGAATGCAGGAGAAATGATAGATAAATTGACCTTAACGTTCAATCGTACCCGACAAGCTGTAATTACTAGGGAATtgattgaaattatttctgGTGCCGCTGCTTTGGAGTAA
- the LOC114882976 gene encoding protein jagunal, with translation MASKVTLSQALGTDGSDFNHRQKIASHYQISATNKSRLKYCIFFHYLLFFVMLAKLSADILDHLDVFILEIEELQVPQPLWWEYIWCASLMLSFLALSAIKRNKIKTLRQYMIGIILLGYGPLLYAVIYYFKDVWKYLTIGKSDEIHFWQGLPYGLLWYAFILLASQVHTFSLYFSWNLLVAWKTRGSKKAD, from the exons atggCTTCAAAAGTAACTCTGTCCCAAGCTTTGGGTACAGATGGAAGTGACTTTAATCATAGACAAAAAATTGCTAGTCACTATCAAATCAG tGCAACAAATAAATCAAGACTGAAATATTGCATATTTTTTCACTatcttcttttcttcgttATGCTTGCCAAGTTATCAGCTGATATTTTAGATCATTTGGACGTATTCAttttagaaattgaagaattaCAAGTACCTCAG CCTCTTTGGTGGGAATACATCTGGTGTGCAAGTTTAATGTTGAGCTTTCTTGCATTATCTGCtattaaaagaaacaaaattaaaacattacGACAGTATATGATAGGTATCATTTTATTAGGATATGGTCCATTATTGTATGCAgtcatatattattttaaggATGTTTGGAAATACTTAACTATTGGcaaatcagatgaaattcacTTTTGGCAG GGCTTACCATATGGGTTATTATGGTATGCATTTATTCTCTTGGCTTCTCAAGTTCATACATTTTCTTTGTACTTCTCTTGGAATCTTTTAGTAGCATGGAAAACACGAGGAAGTAAAAAAGCAGATTAA
- the LOC114882980 gene encoding tRNA (adenine(58)-N(1))-methyltransferase catalytic subunit TRMT61A has product MSFNKVKEMIEEGDVVILYLGPSNMHSLEITQKILSKKGQMVDNVFQTIYGALKVFSLVGQKYGTKVQLSRGWGYVLQPTPELWTLTVPHRTQIIYSPDISLIIYLMDLAPGSIIIETGTGSGSLSHALIRAIRPHGHLYTFDFHEQRVNVAKIEFEKHGLSKFVTLNHKDVCMEGFGEQLRNKADAIFLDLPHPWLAIERALCALKESGGKLCSFSPCIEQVQRTCEKLTSIGFIELKTYECLQREMNVQYKNLPILDLECLKHEHVNKDMAQKNENEKQEQTKLLTVTHAHSLPGHTGFITIATLPPVYARKTDLNLESKD; this is encoded by the exons ATGAGTTTCAACAAAGTAAAAGAAATGATTGAAGAAGGAGATgtagtaattttatatttaggACCTAGTAATATGCATTCATTAGAAATAACACAAAAAATTCTCAGTAAAAAAGGTCAAATGGTTGATAATGTTTTTCAAACAATATATGGGGCTCTCAAAGTTTTTTCCCTCGTTGGACAGAAGTATGGTACTAAGGTTCAACTTTCACGTGGATGGGGATATGTATTACAACCAACACCAGAACTTTGGACATTAACAGTCCCTCATAGAACTCAAATTATCTATAGCCCTGACATAAGtcttattatatatttaatggATTTGGCACCAGGAAGCATAATTATTGAGACAG GCACTGGAAGTGGCTCTCTTTCACATGCACTTATTAGAGCAATTCGTCCTCATGGCCATCTCTATACATTTGATTTTCATGAACAACGTGTAAATGTTGCAAAAatagaatttgaaaaacatGGTCTAAGTAAATTTGTAACTTTAAATCACAAAGATGTATGTATGGAAGGATTTGGAGAACAATTAAGAAACAAAGCAGATGCAATTTTTTTGGATCTTCCACATCCATGGTTGGCAATTGAGCGTGCATTATGTGCTTTAAAAGAATCag gTGGGAAACTTTGCTCTTTTTCTCCTTGTATTGAACAAGTTCAACGAACTTGTGAAAAATTGACATCAATTGGATTCATTGAATTGAAAACATATGAATGTTTACAAAGAGAAATGAATGTACAATACAAGAACCTCCCTATATTGGATTTAGAGTGTTTAAAACATGAG CATGTAAACAAAGATATGGCacaaaaaaatgaaaatgaaaagcaaGAACAAACAAAACTTCTTACAGTCACGCATGCTCATTCTTTACCTGGTCATACAGGATTTATTACAATTGCTACGCTACCTCCAGTTTATGCGCGAAAAACAGATCTAAATTTAGAGTCCAAAGActga
- the LOC114882979 gene encoding tubulin gamma-2 chain codes for MPCEVITLQLGQCGNQIGFEFWKKLCAEHGISPEGILEDYAVDGTDRKDVFFYQSDDEHYIPRAVLLDLEPRVIHTIMNSQYSKLYNPENIFLSKHGGGAGNNWASGYHQGEKLQEEIFDILDREADGSDSLEGFVLCHSIAGGTGSGMGSFMLESLADRFPKKLIETYSVFPNQDEISDVVVQPYNSLLTLKRLTQCADCVVVLDNTALNRIASDRLHIQNPSFTQINKLVSTIMSVSTTTLRYPSYMNNDLVGLIAPLIPTPRLHFLMTGYTPLTTDQEGASVRKTSVLDVMRRLLQPKNMMVSTALDRNASHCYISILNIIQGEVDPTQVHKSLQRIRERKLAQFIPWGPASIQVALSRKSPYIQSTHRVSGLMLANHTNISSLFDRALQQYDKLRKREAFLEQFRKEKMFEDNLDELDNSREVVEYLVKEYQAATRVDYLSWNPNKADV; via the exons ATGCCTTGTGAAGTGATAACTTTACAACTTGGCCAGTGTGGCAATCAAA tTGGTTTTGAATTTTGGAAGAAATTGTGTGCAGAACATGGTATTAGTCCAGAGGGTATTTTGGAAGATTATGCAGTTGATGGAACAGATAGAAAAGATGTATTCTTTTATCAATCAGATGATGAGCATTATATACCAAGAGCAGTATTATTAGATTTAGAACCCAGAGTAATTCATACGATTATGAATTCTCAATACTCAAAG TTATATAATCCAgagaatatatttttatcaaaacatGGAGGTGGTGCTGGAAACAATTGGGCATCTGGTTATCATCAAGGAGAGAAACTCCAAGAAgaaatttttgatattttagaTAGAGAAGCTGATGGAAGTGATAGTTTAGAA gGATTTGTACTGTGCCATTCTATTGCAGGTGGTACAGGTTCTGGTATGGGTTCATTTATGCTTGAATCTCTAGCAGATAGATTTccaaaaaaattaattgaaacatATAGTGTTTTTCCAAACCAAGATGAAATAAG TGATGTAGTAGTGCAACCATACAATTCTTTATTAACACTGAAGAGGCTAACACAATGTGCTGATTGTGTTGTTGTTTTAGATAATACAGCTCTTAATAGAATAGCTTCAGATAGACTTCATATTCAAAATCCTAGCTTTACACAAATCAATAAACTTGTATCCACAATAATGTCTGTTAGCACTACGACGCTTCGATATCCTTCTTACATGAACAATGACTTAGTTGGTTTAATTGCTCCATTAATTCCAACACCACGTTTACATTTCCTTATGACAGGATATACTCCACTTACTACAGATCAAGAA GGCGCTTCTGTAAGAAAAACTTCTGTATTGGATGTAATGAGACGTTTATTGCAACCAAAAAATATGATGGTTTCTACAGCATTGGATAGAAATGCATCTCATTGTTACATAtctattttgaatataattcag GGAGAGGTAGATCCAACACAAGTTCACAAATCATTACAAAGAAttagagaaagaaaattagCACAGTTCATACCTTGGGGTCCTGCTAGTATACAAGTAGCTCTTTCAAGAAAGTCCCCCTATATACAAAGTACACATAGAGTTTCTGGTTTAATGTTAGCCAATCATACTAACATATCATCG TTATTTGACCGCGCTCTACAACAATACGATAAATTGCGGAAACGGGAAGCATTCTTGGAACAGTTTcgtaaagaaaaaatgtttgaagaCAATTTAGACGAATTAGACAATTCCAGAGAAGTTGTTGAATACTTGGTAAAAGAATACCAAGCAGCTACCAGAGTCGATTATTTATCTTGGAATCCTAACAAAGCAGacgtataa